GAAAATATAAGAAACATCTTAAAATGTGGCATTGACTTAAGGTCTTATCATCCATAAATCTCCCATCTTTTCAACTTTTTGTATTTATGGTCCAAGCTTTTCAAATCgtcaattttagttttttctcttttaattttccGTTTCAACTGGATTTctttgttcaaattaaaatatatctttcatattgtttcaatttaCCTTTTTATATAGAAATTTCAAACATGAAGAATACATTTGAACCTTTTTTCACTCcagtttaaataaataactacacttaaaactgaaattaaaataataaactaaaattgacaattttaacataaataaaaaaattgaaaaaataaaatattttttaatgattaaaccTTAATTCTACTTCATTTGTTGTGCAAGCATTTTAGTTTATGCCATTAGCTTAAGAGAGTGATTATCTCTTGGAGTTGGTATAATCACCGATTGGAATGCAATAATTTGGAAAGGATCACCCTCTATGCTTTCGTGCAACTGGTaattaacaaaattacaataagaaattgttaaaaatgataaattaataaatgagTATTAACAATAGATCAGAATTAAGCTTGAAGCATATATTTTTAGTTAGCAAATGAGTAAGTAAAAACAGCTCGACTGCATCcatgaaaaacaaaataagCCGCTGACCGGCGACCTACCAACGAGGCAACTTGCACCCTCAACAATGCCGACTCATATGCACAAATGTAATGAATACAATGCAGAATGAACTTACAGGATCAGGAATATGTTCATCAAATCAGAAGGgcccaaaaaataaacaaaaaagaaatttgAAAATGGTAAACTTATGATTGAAAAAATAAGTAGTGAGTATTTTCTTCTTTACTTGTAGACGTGCCATGGTTACCTAGGACCGGATAACTCTACTGCGTGCAGATTTTCTGTTGAGTCGAGGATCCAGTCAGAATTAGGATGCGGGGCGAGTTCAACCTCCTGCCGAAGAACTTCAACTTTTTGCCACTCATCCCATCTTTCCGCCAGACCATCACCTTCAAGCATTCTAACCACGTCCGACATTTTAGGCCGGTCCATAGGGGAGCCTTGTGTACAAAGCAGTGCAACCTGGATTAGCTGCTCCACTTCTGCGTCTATATAGTTGTGCTGTAGATCAGGATCCACCAGCATCTCTAACTTTTTCTCTTTCAGAAGCCCTTTTACCTGAAACCATAGTTATATCAAATTGATCATTTCCGGGCtctaaaacaaaaaagaacacTAATTATGGAAGCAGAAATTTGATATGCAGAAAACAGTAAATCAAACACTGACAACAGAATGCATACCCAATCAAGCAACATGACATCATCATCATTGGCAAGCCGGGCAAGGTCAAAAGCCCTTTGTCCAGTAATTAGTTCCAGAAGCATGATCCCGTACCCAAAAACATCTGTTTTTTCAGATGATTTTCCAGTAGACAGGTATTCTGGAGCTATATGACCTATTGTGCCACGGACAGCAGTAGTGACATGAGTATCCTTGTAGTCCATCAATTTGGCCAGCCCAAAGTCCCCAACGACGGCCTCAAATTCCTCATCCAACAAAATGTTTGCAGCTTTAACGTCCCGGTGAATAATTTTTGGGTCACAATGATCATGCAAATAAGACAAGCCCCTAGCAGATCCCAGCGCGATTCGTTTTCGTGTTGGCCAATCAAGAGGAGGTTGGGATGGTGGACGTTCTACAAGCATCCAATATAAATTAACGCGAGAATAATGGAAGGTAAGGGCAATAAGGCATAAGTCAATCTTGAggtaaagaaaataattaatatcgCGGAAACAAGATGTGAATTAGTATTTAAATTGTCATTGATAAATTTGTGAAACAAAAGAGAGCTTTACCCCTTAGACATGATGCCACACTTCCGTTTGCCATGTATGGATAAACAAGCAGTCGCTCAGTTGGTGTCATGCAAAATCCGCGTAATCTTAGGAGATTGCGATGCACAGCCATGCTAATCATCTCTACTTCTGTCTGAAACTGCAGCTCTCCTCCAGGTGTACGTTCTTCTTTCAGTCTTTTAACAGCTACAAGTGAGCCATCTGCCAGACGCCCTTTATAAACCTTACCAAATCCTCCTCTACCAAGAATGTTTTTGTTGCTGAAGGTATCTGATGCAACTTGTAATTCTCGCAGCGAAAACCTTTTAAGCTGTCCCAAATGaacctcaggatcctcctcagctGTAAGGAGAAAATTTGTGAAATTATTGAACCGTTAAGTAAGATAAGTTAGATAACTATTTTCAGTTTTCAGTTAAATTCAAAACACTAACCAGGAACATCAAAAAAGAACTCCTGAGGTTTCCTACGGCGCCACCAAGCAAATGCTAATGCAGGTGCAGCAAATAGTAAAGCTGCACCAGCAGCTACTCCTCCAGCAATAGCTCCAGTTGCACTGTTCCCTTCTGAAGTTGGACAGAAAGGTGTACAAGAAATCAGAAAATAAGGTTAGTTATAATAACAAATTATTGGAGCCAACTACTTCCAAAAGTTTCAATCAATAATAGATTGATACACTTCATTGCAAATTCAGAATAACTAGAACATTCATTCTTAACAAAATGTGAAGATGAGATATCTGCATAAATCAAGCATAAAGTAACTACTCATCCAGACAGAGCTAAAGGCAAAACTACAAAATAAAAGATGGAAATACAACAAGAAAGTTAACCCTTTTTATAGTTGCACCAAGACATAAATGTGAAGGACAGATACCGCTTTTTTCAGCAATTAGAATTAACTTAAATATCCAATATTACAAGGACCTATGTGAGCTCTGCATATTATGCAGCAAAGGAAACACTGCAAAGTATTCCATTACACTAGTTAGCCccacaaaatcaaaaaaatttccaTTGACCTTGAAAGATGATCTAATCTCTGAACTCAGATCAATTGCCTCTTTTTCAAAGTTGCAACTGGTTCTAAGAAATTATCTATCTTACATTATTTACATCACGTATTCATGAAAATTCACCTGTGTATTCCTAATATGTATAAACTGGAGTACCTATCGGTTTCAGGATCATTTAGCATAGCATTTACAGAATTCATCGTAAAGGATACTCCTAATCAATACCCAAGAACAAGGGCAACATACACCTCAGGGCAAAGACAAATCGCTGAAAATGAGAATATCATATCAAGTTCCAACAACAATGAAGGAAGATTACCTGGGGAAGAAATGGGAGGAGGAGGAACAAATGGAGGCGGTGGTGAAAATGGAGGAGACCCTGGGCAAGGGTGCCCTGTAACTGGCCCGCAGAGATCCAAGTTGTTAGCAAAACTGCAAGACAAACAAAACCCTTGTAGAGTTGTTTCCAAATAACCAATGAAGGCGCGTAAGGTTCATGTATCAGGAATAAACCTAATGGGCGTGAACAATGAGAATGATCCATTATCTGGAACAACTCCGGAGAGCCTGTTGTTTGATAAATCCCTGCAGGGAAAAAATACAATGATTCAACACTAATCTAAAAAAATCAGACATTTGGCCTCACGGTTTACGTGTGCGCACATGCTGATGTATAAAACTTCTTCATAACATTGTTGAGAAGAACTCGCTACTCACAGAACTTGCAGTGATGAAATATTAGTCAATGGCATAGGAATGCGACCCGTCAAGCTATTGTTGTTAAGCCGACTATCCTTGCACAATTATGGAAATACAACTATCATTCACAACAGTTCAAGAAATGTAGCTAATTCACTATTTGATAACCAGCGTAAAGGTGTATGGCAAAAAAAAATCTTCCTTCTTGAATTTTGGGAATATCCATGTGTGCGTACTTTAGCGGCTATAAATTGGTACACATTCCAATTCATAGGCTACTAAATCAAACATAAGCTATGGAATATGAAAAGAAATAACATCAGAATCTAAGAATTATATCCATGTTATATTAGTTTGACAAATATACACATATAAATGGCATTCGACATTTCAGGAGCACAATACTTACAGGAACCGCAATTTTGACAGCCTGCCCAAACTTTCTGGGATGGGGCCAGTGAAAGTATTCAAGTAAAGATCCAAGCTGACCAAGCTAGTCAAATTCCCAAGATCACTGGGGATTGGTCCACTTATGTTGTTACTGTAGAGCTCCCTGAGATAAGACATTAGTTTATCAATCATGCAATGAACATTTCAAGATTAAATTAGATGTTCAACTGTTTCTTGAAGGAGTTCATGCAACATCAAAAACATGGTCAAACTATGTTCAGGCTTAATCATACAAGTGGAATATTCTTTCATCCATTCAAGGACAGaaattataaatgaaatttGCAGTACGTGTAAATTGTAATATATTTTACCAAAAGCTATTCCAGGTTATAACTTGCACATGATTTAGTCTGCATTTATGCATCCATTATCTATTTATAAGGATATAAGATTAATGATAAAGCCGCACAAACCTAAGATGCTCATTAAATCCACAATCTAAATTGACCAACAGAAATCATGTTTCATTCTCAACAAATCAAAAGTACAGCTTGTCAGCCAAGATATTTTGTCACTTGACCAACCTAATTTAGAGAAAGTAATCATAGAATTTGCAAGAGAGATGAGACAAATTAGAAGTTCCTGCAGAAAGTCAGAAAAACTAT
This region of Mercurialis annua linkage group LG1-X, ddMerAnnu1.2, whole genome shotgun sequence genomic DNA includes:
- the LOC126661598 gene encoding somatic embryogenesis receptor kinase 1; its protein translation is MVMEIKFDFLWLILLLLCLLSWQLVLGNMEGDALHSLRSNLIDPNNVLQSWDPTLVNPCTWFHVTCNNDNSVIRVDLGNAALSGQLVPQLGLLKNLQYLELYSNNISGPIPSDLGNLTSLVSLDLYLNTFTGPIPESLGRLSKLRFLRLNNNSLTGRIPMPLTNISSLQVLDLSNNRLSGVVPDNGSFSLFTPISFANNLDLCGPVTGHPCPGSPPFSPPPPFVPPPPISSPEGNSATGAIAGGVAAGAALLFAAPALAFAWWRRRKPQEFFFDVPAEEDPEVHLGQLKRFSLRELQVASDTFSNKNILGRGGFGKVYKGRLADGSLVAVKRLKEERTPGGELQFQTEVEMISMAVHRNLLRLRGFCMTPTERLLVYPYMANGSVASCLRERPPSQPPLDWPTRKRIALGSARGLSYLHDHCDPKIIHRDVKAANILLDEEFEAVVGDFGLAKLMDYKDTHVTTAVRGTIGHIAPEYLSTGKSSEKTDVFGYGIMLLELITGQRAFDLARLANDDDVMLLDWVKGLLKEKKLEMLVDPDLQHNYIDAEVEQLIQVALLCTQGSPMDRPKMSDVVRMLEGDGLAERWDEWQKVEVLRQEVELAPHPNSDWILDSTENLHAVELSGPR